The Zingiber officinale cultivar Zhangliang chromosome 9A, Zo_v1.1, whole genome shotgun sequence genome window below encodes:
- the LOC122020287 gene encoding uncharacterized protein LOC122020287 isoform X1: MRASDGGSGEGCGIRASDELRIRASDGGSGEGCGIRASDELRIRASDGGSGEGCGIRASDELRIRASDGGSGEGCGIRASDELRIRASDGGSGEGCGIRASDELRIRASDGGSGEGLVSTFLSPWDPIQHPQGSLFGCRTMNIMSLLIQFEIREWADSMMCLQPRSFGKLFFAKSDSVDRVTLAFG, translated from the exons ATGCGGGCGAGCGACGGAGGCTCGGGCGAAGGATGCGGGATTAGGGCGAGCGACGAGCTGCGGATTAGGGCGAGCGACGGAGGCTCGGGCGAAGGATGCGGGATTAGGGCGAGCGACGAGCTGCGGATTAGGGCGAGCGACGGAGGCTCGGGCGAAGGATGCGGGATTAGGGCGAGCGACGAGCTGCGGATTAGGGCGAGCGACGGAGGCTCGGGCGAAGGATGCGGGATTAGGGCGAGCGACGAGCTGCGGATTAGGGCGAGCGACGGAGGCTCGGGCGAAGGATGCGGGATTAGGGCGAGCGACGAGCTGCGGATTAGAGCGAGCGACGGAGGCTCGGGCGAAGGATTAGTGAGCACGTTCCTCTCGCCATGGGATCCAATTCAACACCCGCAG gGTTCATTATTTGGGTGTAGAACAATGAATATTATGTCGCTTCTAATCCAGTTTGAGATTAGAGAATGGGCTGACTCCATGATGTGTCTACAGCCGCGCTCGTTTGGTAAGTTGTTCTTTGCCAAGTCAGACTCTGTGGACAGGGTAACATTGGCATTCGGATGA
- the LOC122020287 gene encoding uncharacterized protein LOC122020287 isoform X2, with amino-acid sequence MRASDGGSGEGCGIRASDELRIRASDGGSGEGCGIRASDELRIRASDGGSGEGCGIRASDELRIRASDGGSGEGCGIRASDELRIRASDGGSGEGCGIRASDELRIRASDGGSGEGLVSTFLSPWDPIQHPQL; translated from the exons ATGCGGGCGAGCGACGGAGGCTCGGGCGAAGGATGCGGGATTAGGGCGAGCGACGAGCTGCGGATTAGGGCGAGCGACGGAGGCTCGGGCGAAGGATGCGGGATTAGGGCGAGCGACGAGCTGCGGATTAGGGCGAGCGACGGAGGCTCGGGCGAAGGATGCGGGATTAGGGCGAGCGACGAGCTGCGGATTAGGGCGAGCGACGGAGGCTCGGGCGAAGGATGCGGGATTAGGGCGAGCGACGAGCTGCGGATTAGGGCGAGCGACGGAGGCTCGGGCGAAGGATGCGGGATTAGGGCGAGCGACGAGCTGCGGATTAGAGCGAGCGACGGAGGCTCGGGCGAAGGATTAGTGAGCACGTTCCTCTCGCCATGGGATCCAATTCAACACCCGCAG CTGTAG